In a genomic window of Stakelama saccharophila:
- a CDS encoding sulfotransferase: MRPIIHIGYHKTATSWFQRFVYPRVASHRVIDRRLIRETFLAPPAFSFDAHAARDRLGIDADDRPAILCEEDLSGVLHNGLMSCHIAGVVAQRLHQALPEAHIVIFVRSQVTAALSWYLQYVREGGTASTRRYLFPKQHRHLGHVRPFMLPHFHFGQLDYRGLVERYDALFGADRVTALPYEALKRDPAALLARMSGALGVDLPDPEAAKVNACYRRGLLPIARAANLFTRRSVIDKATLVHIPYWYTVRKAVLAQLNRVPLFGPAPAAERYLGRKTVDHIAGLFWRSNRWLEARMGEDLRTLGYPLDPPEDGAPPRRRLPLRWAAN; this comes from the coding sequence ATGCGACCGATCATCCATATCGGCTATCACAAGACGGCGACGAGCTGGTTTCAGCGCTTCGTCTATCCCCGTGTCGCCAGCCACCGGGTGATCGACCGCCGGTTGATCCGCGAAACGTTCCTGGCGCCGCCGGCCTTTTCCTTCGACGCGCACGCCGCACGCGACCGCCTGGGAATCGACGCGGACGACCGACCCGCGATCCTGTGCGAGGAGGATCTTTCCGGCGTGCTGCACAACGGCCTGATGTCCTGCCATATCGCCGGCGTGGTGGCGCAGCGGCTGCACCAGGCGCTGCCGGAGGCGCATATCGTCATCTTCGTCCGCTCGCAGGTCACGGCCGCACTGTCCTGGTATCTGCAATATGTACGCGAAGGCGGAACGGCGTCGACCCGCCGGTACCTGTTTCCGAAGCAGCATCGCCATCTCGGCCATGTCCGTCCATTCATGCTGCCGCATTTCCATTTCGGCCAGCTCGATTATCGCGGCCTGGTGGAACGGTATGACGCGCTGTTCGGCGCCGACCGGGTGACGGCGCTGCCTTACGAGGCGCTGAAACGCGATCCCGCCGCCCTGCTGGCCCGGATGTCCGGCGCGCTTGGTGTCGATCTGCCCGATCCGGAGGCGGCGAAGGTCAATGCCTGCTATCGTCGCGGTCTGCTGCCCATCGCGCGTGCGGCGAACCTGTTCACGCGCCGCAGCGTCATCGACAAGGCGACGCTGGTGCACATTCCTTATTGGTACACCGTGCGCAAGGCGGTGCTGGCTCAGCTCAACCGCGTGCCGTTATTCGGCCCCGCACCGGCGGCGGAGCGCTATCTCGGCCGCAAGACGGTCGACCATATCGCCGGGCTGTTCTGGCGGTCCAATCGCTGGCTGGAAGCGCGCATGGGCGAGGATCTGCGTACGCTCGGCTATCCGCTCGACCCGCCGGAAGACGGGGCGCCGCCGCGTCGCCGCCTGCCGCTGCGCTGGGCGGCGAACTGA
- a CDS encoding universal stress protein yields MRTYLVVIDESRESEVALRFAARRAVKTGGGIEILAFIATPEFVQWGGVMATMEEEARQRAQALVAGAAGTLLEESGLKPSIVVRKGDGPKIVREMIEANKDIAALVLGAAPEGVPGPLVAHFAGPDAGKLPVPVMIIPGDLDREAIDRLS; encoded by the coding sequence ATGCGAACATATCTTGTCGTCATCGACGAAAGCAGGGAATCCGAGGTCGCGCTGCGCTTTGCCGCAAGGCGCGCGGTGAAAACCGGCGGCGGGATCGAGATCCTCGCCTTCATCGCCACGCCCGAATTCGTCCAATGGGGCGGCGTCATGGCGACGATGGAGGAAGAAGCCCGCCAGCGCGCGCAGGCGCTGGTTGCCGGCGCGGCCGGCACGCTTCTGGAGGAATCGGGCCTGAAACCCTCCATCGTCGTGCGCAAGGGCGACGGGCCGAAGATCGTGCGCGAGATGATCGAGGCCAACAAGGACATCGCCGCCCTGGTGCTGGGCGCCGCGCCGGAGGGCGTGCCCGGTCCGCTCGTCGCCCATTTCGCCGGCCCGGACGCGGGCAAGCTGCCGGTGCCGGTGATGATCATCCCCGGCGACCTCGACCGCGAGGCGATCGACCGGCTGAGCTGA
- a CDS encoding pyruvate dehydrogenase complex dihydrolipoamide acetyltransferase has translation MSIEIKMPALSPTMEEGTLAKWLVKEGDTVSAGDLMAEIETDKATMEFEAVDEGTIAKILVEEGSDNVKVGTVIAMLAEEGEDVGDVEAPSGGDKAETPKPENDEGKPDPTDPNKTGDEAKPAKRDAVQAEDHGKPTASAPETAEAGPAPVKDGERIKVTPLARRIAADKGLDLSQVTGSGPNGRIVKADVEGVEPSAGKPAAQAPSAEAPAAAPVEPKAVWFDDSIPHEEEKLSNIRKTIARRLTEAKQTIPHIYLTVDIRLDALLKLRSQLNESLAAREIKLSVNDLLIKALGVALEARPKCNVTFAGDKLIKYSRADVSVAVSTPSGLITPIIRDAANKSVSSISTEMKDLAGRAKDNKLQPHEYQGGTASLSNMGMFGIKQFDAVINPPQGMILAVGAGEKRPYIVDDAVSSATVMSATGSFDHRAIDGADGAAMLKLFQELVENPLGMIA, from the coding sequence ATGTCGATCGAAATCAAGATGCCCGCTCTGTCGCCCACCATGGAAGAGGGCACGCTCGCCAAATGGCTGGTCAAGGAAGGCGACACCGTCTCCGCCGGTGATCTGATGGCGGAAATCGAGACCGATAAGGCGACGATGGAATTCGAGGCGGTCGACGAGGGCACGATCGCGAAGATCCTGGTGGAAGAAGGCAGCGACAATGTGAAGGTCGGCACCGTCATCGCCATGCTCGCCGAGGAAGGCGAGGATGTGGGCGACGTCGAGGCGCCCTCGGGCGGCGACAAGGCGGAAACGCCCAAGCCGGAGAATGACGAAGGCAAGCCCGATCCGACGGACCCGAACAAGACCGGCGACGAGGCGAAGCCCGCCAAGCGCGACGCGGTGCAGGCCGAAGATCATGGCAAGCCGACCGCGAGCGCGCCCGAGACCGCCGAGGCCGGCCCGGCCCCGGTCAAGGACGGGGAGCGCATCAAGGTCACGCCGCTTGCCCGCCGCATCGCCGCCGACAAGGGACTCGACCTGTCCCAGGTGACCGGTTCCGGTCCCAATGGCCGTATCGTCAAGGCCGATGTCGAAGGCGTCGAGCCGAGCGCCGGCAAGCCAGCGGCGCAGGCGCCGTCGGCGGAGGCGCCCGCCGCCGCGCCGGTCGAGCCGAAGGCGGTGTGGTTCGACGATTCGATCCCGCACGAGGAAGAAAAGCTCTCAAACATCCGCAAGACGATCGCGCGCCGCCTGACCGAGGCGAAGCAGACGATTCCCCACATCTATCTGACCGTCGACATCCGCCTCGACGCGCTGTTGAAGCTGCGCAGCCAGCTCAACGAAAGCCTCGCCGCGCGCGAGATCAAGCTGTCGGTCAACGACCTGCTGATCAAGGCGCTGGGCGTGGCGCTGGAGGCCCGCCCGAAGTGCAACGTCACCTTCGCCGGCGACAAGCTGATCAAGTACAGCCGCGCCGACGTGTCGGTCGCGGTGTCGACGCCATCGGGTCTGATCACGCCGATCATCCGCGATGCGGCGAACAAGAGCGTGTCCTCGATCTCGACCGAGATGAAGGACCTTGCCGGCCGCGCCAAGGACAACAAGCTGCAACCGCACGAATATCAGGGCGGCACCGCTTCGCTTTCCAATATGGGCATGTTCGGCATCAAGCAGTTCGATGCCGTCATCAATCCGCCGCAGGGCATGATCCTGGCGGTCGGCGCGGGCGAAAAGCGGCCCTATATCGTCGACGATGCGGTCTCCAGCGCGACGGTGATGTCGGCGACGGGCAGCTTCGACCACCGCGCGATCGACGGCGCGGACGGCGCGGCCATGCTCAAGCTGTTCCAGGAGCTGGTCGAAAATCCGCTGGGCATGATCGCCTGA
- a CDS encoding acyl-CoA thioesterase encodes MAETPPDRNPAIRVTTMPADANPYGDIFGGWLMSQMDMAAGLVASRRSRGRAVTIAVEAMKFHAPVLVGDEVSVYAELVKTGRTSMTIEVESWRRARHSEDQERVTQARFTFVAIDEARKPRPLAQ; translated from the coding sequence ATGGCTGAGACCCCGCCCGACCGCAATCCCGCGATCCGCGTGACCACCATGCCCGCCGATGCCAATCCATATGGCGACATCTTCGGCGGCTGGCTGATGAGCCAGATGGACATGGCGGCCGGCCTCGTCGCCTCGCGCCGGTCGCGCGGCCGCGCCGTGACCATCGCGGTGGAGGCGATGAAGTTCCACGCCCCCGTGCTGGTCGGCGACGAAGTGTCGGTCTATGCCGAGCTGGTGAAGACCGGGCGCACCTCGATGACGATCGAGGTCGAAAGCTGGCGGCGCGCCCGGCACAGCGAGGATCAGGAGCGGGTGACCCAGGCGCGGTTCACCTTCGTCGCCATCGACGAGGCGCGCAAGCCGCGGCCATTGGCGCAGTAA
- the lpdA gene encoding dihydrolipoyl dehydrogenase: MADTYDLIVLGSGPGGYVAAIRAAQLGLKTAIVERERLGGICLNWGCIPTKALLRTSEIYHYMSHAKDYGLKADNVGFDLAKVVERSRKVSGQLNAGVKGLMKKNKVAVHEGVGKLTGKGKLTVTQGDKKTELTAKHIIVATGARARDLPFAKADGKRIWTYRHAMTPEEMPTRLLVIGSGAIGVEFASFYNDMGADVTIVEMLPRILPVEDEEISAHMDKTLNKQGMKIMTGAGVEKLETSSKGVKAWIKGKDGKTVTEEYSHVIVAIGIVPNTEEIGLEALGVKTEKGHIVTDGYARTNVDGIYAIGDVTGAPWLAHKASHEGVVCVEAIAGEKPHPFEKWNIPGCTYSRPQVASVGLTEAKAKEAGHKVKVGKFPFIGNGKAIALGEAEGFIKTVFDETTGELLGAHMVGAEVTELIQGYVVSRQLETTEAELMETVFAHPTLSEMMHESVLGAYGRALHF; encoded by the coding sequence GTGGCTGACACCTACGACCTCATCGTTCTCGGTTCCGGACCCGGCGGCTATGTCGCGGCGATCCGGGCGGCGCAGCTCGGCCTCAAGACCGCGATCGTCGAGCGCGAGCGGCTCGGCGGCATCTGCCTCAACTGGGGCTGCATCCCGACCAAGGCACTGCTGCGCACGTCCGAGATCTATCACTATATGAGCCACGCCAAGGATTACGGGTTGAAGGCCGACAATGTCGGCTTCGATCTCGCCAAGGTGGTCGAGCGCAGCCGCAAGGTTTCGGGCCAGCTCAACGCCGGCGTGAAGGGCCTGATGAAGAAGAACAAGGTCGCCGTGCACGAAGGCGTCGGCAAGCTGACGGGCAAGGGCAAGCTGACCGTCACGCAGGGCGACAAGAAGACCGAGCTGACCGCCAAGCACATCATCGTCGCCACCGGCGCGCGCGCCCGCGACCTGCCCTTCGCCAAGGCCGACGGCAAGCGCATCTGGACCTATCGCCACGCGATGACGCCCGAAGAGATGCCGACCAGGCTGCTCGTCATCGGATCGGGCGCGATCGGCGTCGAGTTCGCCAGCTTCTACAATGATATGGGCGCCGACGTGACGATCGTGGAGATGCTGCCGCGCATCCTGCCGGTCGAGGACGAGGAAATCTCCGCGCACATGGACAAGACGCTTAACAAACAGGGCATGAAAATCATGACCGGCGCGGGCGTCGAGAAGCTGGAGACGTCGTCAAAGGGCGTGAAGGCATGGATCAAGGGCAAGGACGGCAAGACCGTTACCGAGGAGTACAGCCACGTCATCGTCGCCATCGGCATCGTCCCCAATACCGAGGAGATCGGGCTGGAGGCGCTCGGCGTAAAGACCGAGAAGGGGCATATCGTCACCGACGGCTATGCCCGGACCAATGTCGATGGCATCTATGCGATCGGCGACGTCACCGGCGCGCCGTGGCTGGCGCACAAGGCGAGCCATGAAGGCGTCGTCTGCGTCGAGGCGATCGCGGGCGAAAAGCCGCATCCGTTCGAGAAGTGGAACATCCCGGGCTGCACCTATTCGCGCCCGCAGGTGGCGAGTGTGGGGCTGACCGAGGCGAAGGCCAAGGAAGCCGGCCACAAGGTCAAGGTCGGCAAATTCCCCTTCATCGGCAACGGCAAGGCGATCGCGCTGGGAGAGGCCGAGGGCTTCATCAAGACCGTGTTCGACGAAACAACCGGCGAACTGCTCGGCGCGCACATGGTCGGCGCGGAGGTGACCGAACTGATCCAGGGCTATGTCGTATCGCGCCAGCTCGAGACGACCGAGGCGGAACTGATGGAAACCGTCTTCGCCCACCCGACGCTCAGCGAGATGATGCACGAAAGCGTGCTCGGCGCATATGGAAGGGCGCTGCATTTCTGA
- a CDS encoding bactofilin family protein: MIKKKDKTERERKAGRNPGSLSVLGADLGVKGDLSAEADLHIEGRVEGDIDCRTLILGAGSHVTGGVTAGVARVAGRVDGGMTVDELTIERGATVAGDITYATISVEAGARIDGTLSCSTASQAAEGADDNVRVLEMAETG, from the coding sequence ATGATCAAGAAAAAGGACAAGACCGAGCGTGAGCGCAAGGCAGGCCGAAATCCTGGAAGCCTCTCCGTTCTCGGAGCGGATCTCGGCGTGAAGGGTGATCTCAGCGCGGAAGCGGACCTGCATATCGAAGGGCGGGTCGAGGGCGATATCGACTGCCGGACGCTGATCCTGGGCGCCGGATCCCATGTGACGGGCGGCGTGACCGCCGGCGTGGCACGCGTCGCCGGCCGCGTGGACGGCGGGATGACCGTCGACGAACTGACGATCGAACGGGGCGCGACCGTCGCCGGCGACATCACCTACGCGACCATCTCGGTCGAGGCGGGTGCACGGATCGACGGCACGCTTTCGTGCAGCACGGCGTCGCAGGCGGCCGAGGGCGCCGACGACAATGTGCGCGTCCTCGAAATGGCCGAAACCGGCTGA
- the rpsL gene encoding 30S ribosomal protein S12 has translation MPTINQLVRKGREPQKAKSKVPAMEQNPQKRGVCTRVYTTTPKKPNSALRKVAKVRLTNQREVISYIPGEGHNLQEHSVVLIRGGRVRDLPGVRYHVLRGVLDTQGVKDRRQSRSKYGAKRPK, from the coding sequence ATGCCGACGATTAACCAGTTGGTCCGCAAGGGCCGCGAACCGCAGAAGGCCAAGTCGAAGGTCCCTGCGATGGAGCAGAACCCGCAGAAGCGCGGCGTCTGCACGCGTGTTTATACCACCACGCCGAAAAAGCCGAACTCGGCGCTGCGCAAGGTTGCCAAGGTCCGCCTGACCAACCAGCGCGAGGTGATCAGCTATATCCCCGGCGAGGGGCACAACCTGCAGGAGCACTCGGTGGTGCTGATCCGCGGCGGGCGTGTGCGCGACCTTCCCGGCGTGCGCTACCATGTGCTGCGCGGGGTCCTCGACACGCAGGGCGTGAAGGATCGTCGCCAGTCCCGTTCGAAGTACGGCGCCAAGCGTCCGAAGTAA